GGTACTTTATTAAGAAGAGATATTTATGTCTTACAGTTTGGGAGGCACCTGACAAGGGCCTTCTTGTTACATCATCCCATGGAGGAAGGTGGAAGGTAAGAGAGCACAGGGATAGagcaaaaggaaaaggggaagaactCATTTCATTGCAGGAAACCACCCCTGCAATAAGTAACTCAGTAATATCAATCCATTCATTAGGGCTCTGCTTTCataacctaatcacctcttaGAGATTCCACCTCTCTTCACTGCCACACTGGGGGTTgattaagtttctaacacattAACTTTGGGGCATACTCAAACCATAACTGGTGACCATTGTAGTAGCACTTCTTTTGGTTTCtcagtctcaattttttttctgcttcaatcAATACTATACACAATTGTGAGAAAAATCTTCTTCTATGCTCTGTCCTTATTATTTCCTTACTTGAAAGTCTTCTATGTCTACTCATTGcctaaaaaaacataaattctcTAGTGTGCCATTCAAAACCTTCTGAACTATCTTTAACTGATCTTCCCAGTCTTTTCTCTTACCACTTCCCATGCTTAATTCAGGCCAACTTAGACTGTGTAGTGTTTCCTAAtcatctttccttcctctgtacagtgcttttaatatataatatattataaaaaaataattttaaaacatttaagaaaataaatgcctataatttcaacattttaagaCAATAGTTTTCATCTATGTATATTATTGTCCAGTCCTTTGCCACAAGAATGGAGGTCTtacataaatataatcataagtatttattattattattctatttttacttgAGATtacattttcaagattttctactACTTTATAATTATCAGTGTAAAATGATACATAACATTGGATCTATtatacattgtgaaatattttcctaaaattggACAAATACTTACAAGGTCTTGATAATATAGTTATTAAGAgacaataatataataaataccttcaaatgaaaattatttgctACAGTTAGATTAATCCTAGCGGTGTACTTACTTGATTTAAAAACTTATGGCTCtcttacttcattttaaaaaaacttatttccaCCCAAAACATCCTCCTCCTTACTTTTTGTCTCTCTTACTTTTAAAGGCCAAAATAACTATAATCTATTCCTTAACAATTTTCTTCCCAGACAGAAATGATCTGTCTTTTTCTGCACTCTCATAGCACAGTGATCTCTGAAAAGTGTTTACTTCATTTTTACCAGCctgaaatattgttttaaatacacaGGACTTGTGTCTACTAAAAGACTCTAAGATACTTAAGAGTCCTTATTCTCCTTTATAACTTCACCTGGAGATTTTCCATTATTTCAAGCTCTCTTAAGTATTTTGGCTTTAATTTATCAAGATTTCTTGTCTGCTACAATGGGGGTCAGGCTGAGGGATGGGAGAAGGCTATAGTGTCAGCTCAATATGACATTGTGATGGAAAGCCTCAggattcttatttcttctatcctctaaaaaagaagaaaatatattcacttgTGTTGCATTGTCTCAAATCTCCTGGTAATGCAAGACTGGGTTCCATCCAAAAGGCAGTAAGCAATATTATTGAAGATCATCAAGAAATCTGGCTTCATAAAACAGATGTAGCAGAGAGCTGGGGTCCTAACTCTACATCTGTCTGAATTTTAAGGATATAACTGTTCTGACCCTATCTTTTCAGAATAAGAGGTTAATTTTTGCCTCATAAATTTTGGGTTATTTGAGGTTAATTTTTGGCTCATAATTCATGTCTCTTATGAAGTCCAGTCTTAGTTGAGATCCaagcttcctctttctccttgcaGACAGGAAATTAAATTCTCCACAGTCCGTCAATGTGGTGCCAAATGTTGTCTTAAACAGACAACAACCACACTTGATCTTTTCACATTCTAAGTATGACAATTCGCACAGACACCCAGAGACACATACAGTATATTATACATTTGCAGTTGCCTTCTATGAAGTTGCATTTCAGCCCAATAAGAGACAAACTGATACCAGTTTCAGAatcaagaggaaaatttattcaTAAGTGAATTTGTATTACCAGTCTACTCAGCTATTGCATTACGACAATAGTTTTGCCTCCAACTCAGCTTTTTTCATCTCCAGAGAAGATTTTAATTCTTCTATTGTTGAACCACTTTCCTTCAATCTTTTCATAAATTTCTCTATGGCACTGCAAgggttatttttctcctgaaAGGCAAGGAggagaaacaaattattttgaagttttaattgaTAGAATGAGATCCAGCTCTACACCCTGAAGTCAACAAGCAACAAGGAGGTCCCTGAATGGGGACAGGAGTCAAAACCATGGAGCTCAGGTGGGATCTGGGCCTTCAACATGATGAATCATTTACTCTTTCtgtcttaataaaattttaatatttccacAGTAGTAAATATGGTCTAGAAGAAGAAtctcaaggaaaataaatttttcagtgtttgttGCAATCTAGAAGAAGTTTAGAGCCTCTTCAGAGTAGTACTTACAAATCTCAGGCATTAAGTTTAAGAACCTTGTTCTATAAAGCACATGAGACAATAATGCCTACCATTATTATGAGGCATTTATGAGGGCTTTATGAGGTATTTGTGATGAAGGTGGCAAATGGAAATGTCCTTATATTGAAATGTGAATCAGTGGTTTATGAGGCCCCTTCTATAGTCAGGCCAAGGCCCACCCATTCAAAAACATTATACCAAATTGAAAAGATATTAACTGAACATGAACCAGAAACAATGGCCAAGCCCCAGAGACACAACTGTGAATAAGACAAACAACGGCCCCCACTTACCAATGCCTTCTCAAACCCAGTCTGTAAACATGGTTTGTAGATCCTCTCATGGGTAAGTACACTTTCCAGGTCCCCCTCAATGACCAGCTGCTTCTGTGGGCCCTCTGGGAGGTTCCTGCACCAAAGTTAGAACATTTAGCCCTTTCACCTTCAAAATAGAGTAACTGAGGCTACCTTGGGTAGTTATATTTCAGGCTGTAATAGAATCCACCTCCCTGCCCCAAGCCGTAATGCATGCTCATCTCATTATTACAAAACAGTTAATAAAGTAAAACCATTCTCCTGGGGGGCGGGTGGAGGCAGAGTGGGAGGATCCATGGGATGAGTTGACATCCATAATCCAGAGAGGTGAGAAATTCTGAATTAGTGTGTTCCTGCACAGAGTTTTTGGGTAAGGAGAGTGAGGGAAGAAGTAGCCGATCATTCTATAAACTAATAAGGCATCTGCCACGTaagctctggaaagcagtagaaAGTTAGAAACACTCCTCAAAAAAATCTTAGTGAATGGGCTAATGAGTAGCGGTAgcttttaatcagaaaaaatacaaaagtggACTTCAATGTCCAAGGAAGTCCAATGGAACTGAATTGCCAGTGAAGCCACGTGACTCAGTAAGagtaaaacaaggaaaagaaaaggctaGGCAACCCATCAGGTGGGAGTCTGGCAGTGTAAACTGAGGCTAGACTGCAATTAGGAATGCTTCAAGGGTCTATCccctaaatatttatatttttgaacttctgtgtttttttttaatttctttttttgttctttgattcTTTAGAAAAACATACTTTTgaggggggtgggggcagtgtggggattgaactcagggtactcaactactgagccacatccccagccctatttttattttatctggagacagggtctcattgagttgcttagtgcctccctgttgctgaggctgattttgaactcacgATCAGACTagctcagcctcttgagctgctgggattataggtgtacaccactgtgctctgcccaaaacatttaaaaaactgaggTGGAAAAAATGGTACTTTCAAGAGGATACataagatattctaacaggatcAGTCTGCTTTCCAGGGGTTGGAGAAGGACCACAACGAGCTAACGCAGTTCTCAAAACCCAAATCCTAAAGCAGGAGGTTGTCAGGGGACTAGCTGGACATAGACTGGGTCATACCCCAAACAATTCTGCCCAAGAGCAAGATTTCATATTCAAAGGCTGTCCGCACTTACCTCTCACCACAGGAAGAACTGGTAGACCCCGAGTCAGAATTTCCTCCTTCACAATATCCGTGAGGTGTATCTCCATGAGAGCCACTGTCTCCTGAGGAAAAGGAGTCCCAGAGGATAGTGGTGAGGTTCAGTGATGCTGAGGGCACAGCTCCCCACACAAGCAGCTTAGGCCAGCACCTGCCATCTCCAGAGCAGTACAGAGGGACCTAGGGACTTGATCTCCATTCACTCCCTTCTCATCAAAGTCAGATTTCTCAGCCGGCCCATagcacacctgtcatccccaTGTCTCAGAAGGGAGGCTGTGGCGGGACTGTCAGTTCATGGgaaatttaggaagaccctgtctcaaatgttttaaaaaggtaGTGGTGGGGGTGTGTATCTCggtgttgagtgcccctggggtcaatgCCTGTGCCACAAAGAAACAAGATCAGATCTGTCCATGGGGAAAAGCCCTCCCCAGGTTCATCCCCTGAATTGTGAGGGATTCTGGAGAACTTTCTAACTGGCAGGAGctcaaggaaaagaaatttgagtTGTAGAGATGCTAATtgttaatgcaaaagaaaataaaaattagaccCTAGGTGAGGGCAGAAGTAACTTGAGACAGGAGATGAAGGATGTGAGCTCCATGGGGCTGACACCTGCTGAAGAGGACAGGTCTGTAGAACTGGAAATGACACATTAGGAACAGTGAAATTTGATTCGGGCTCTTCCAGTGGCAGAAAAGAAACTCCCTGGCACCAAAGAAATCATTTTGGCCCTctccatttctaatattttatttatttgtttgtttgtttattgatctATCTTtctgttggtactggggatggagcccaggggttgtttactactgaactacatcccaggccccttttattttatttatttttcattttgatacagagtctcactaggttggcttcaagcttgggatcctcctatctcagtcacCCAAGTCATTGATATTATAGACAAGGGACATAAGGCTGGGCTCAGCCTCTAATATAATAAGATAATTTCGAATTATCTTAAActtctaatattttaagataattaggttaaatattattatgtataaggTTATTTATAATGTCTTTTTCAGTTCTGAGATTGCATGAGGCTAATCTTGGTGATCAAGATTAAAGGCTGAACAAAAGGTATATTAAAGGTCTTAAAAACAAATAGCTTgagtaaaatcagaaaattattaaaaagcatGTATAATATAAACCGGTTTTGAAAATCAGGATAGGTCCTTGTTCCCCcatgttgaagattaaacacccaagaaatgcctaggcaagagcaaaaagtaaaatttacttaagaaacagaacagagaaagagagagagactcctctgGAGAGGAGGGTGTCCAGGGCTGGTACTCAAGGGAGTAGGGGTGTCTTGCCTCTCATATAGATTTCAGGTTTCCtttcctcctgtcccctcctcccactcTGCCTACGTGACCACAAGTGGCcaaaagggcaggaagagagTCACCCAGGAGGTGATTGCTTGTGTTGGAAAGTATGATTCTTTCCCTCCCCCAGAGGCTGTTAGCAATAGGGTGATGGGGAGTGCTAtctacccatttccttttctttgataatcagctacctgtcctttgccctggtctcaatataacacaatttttgtAAAACGGTCACACACAAATATGCACAGACAAAAAAAGGTCTGTAAATAATATACCAAGATTTTCCTAATGCTTGTCTCCAACCTCCCCTACCCCATAGGCTTGTaggtaatgatttttttccttctattttctatattgtattacttgagtcatttttaaaagaatttgtaaaAACTAAAAGACTGAGTTCAAAGACtgtacagagaaaataaaaaaggattccCATGAGTTGATGGAGGAATTCCAGTTTAGAGGGGGTTCtggtaacttttaaaaagttcagttTTGAACTGAAGGAGATGATGTTGATCTGAGgtctaaacacaaaataatgTGCTTTACAGGGATCTAAGGAGCTCCTCCAAGATCTGAGCAGTTAACACAAAAAATGATGCTATATGTGGGAGCCAGGGCagaaatttctaaattaaaagagtaaaagatttggaagaaatgaagaaatactaCAAACCCATGTCAAGCTATATTACATTCATGATGTGGTACAAAAGCATGTTCTGGGTACTCCCAAATGCCCTCATAAGAGAGCTCATGCAGTATGTGCTTTAAGTTCTTCTCCATTTATTATCTTAGGTAGCTACTGAAGTCACATACAAAGAGTGTAATATTACATCTCACTAACATAAGTGGCCATTACTCGTACTGTGAATAATATTAGAcgaaattaactttttcttttttgctaacaTGATTAGTAAGATATTTGtatctaattttaatttccagTTCCATAATTATTAGAAACATTCAATCAAGTTGGAAGATAGAAATAAGTTTGGGGTCATAAACTTGGAATCATCTATCCTTGGAATCATCTATCCTTACACAATTCTATCATTTTTCTATATGGCTGTCTTTTCTGTGCTAATTTATagagtgtttattttattttattttgtatgtttaaaatattaattgtttagCCATCAAGTATGTTGGCAAATACTCTCTCCAAATCtgttattatcttttaatttctatgaggccttttaatatatattaaaatatatatttttttatttgaagatttaATTAAATCTgtctttttgcttgctttttgaTTTCTGAGTTTTATGTTATTGCTTAGGAAAGCCTTTGCCATCTCATGAAATAAACATATTCTCTCATGTTTTGGTAACTTAacactttttctttcatatttatatgtttttaaccTAGTATGAGTTAGAGTCCAACTTTGTCTTCTTCCAAATAGACAATTATCACCACTGAATACAAATgttatggttcagtggtggagcaagTGGCCTAgtaagtgtgaggccctgggttcaatccttagcactgcatataaatacataaagggccatctacaactaaaaaaatattttaaaataacaataataataaacaagtTCTCCTACTTTTGTCCCTATAAATTACTGTTTTAATAGCACATTAATTATAGTTCCTATAATTTACCAAGTTAATACCATTCTGCTTATAAGATTGTTGGACATTTTATTATCTGATAAGGCAGGTGTTTACTTCCGTTTGATCCAGCCAGATATGAACGTTAGTCAACATTTTCCAAAAACAATAAACTTTACATGCCAGATATGTACCCTtacaaatgataatttaaaattaactttttatttcttttttttaagtttaaaatgttgCGGGGACTGCACTGTAACCATCAGTCCAGCCAGATCAtggcatatattttcttttactcaAGTCTTGTTTTATGTCTCCCAGTAAATTTTCATATTAGATCTTTCTAataggtttatttttatcttttatattaaactaataattattaatagaaaataaacccattgatttttaaatactcaTTTTGTATAACAGTATATATTACACAATTTTCATGGATCTTTTACATATATTCTGCAAATAATGACAACCTTTGTCATAGCAATTATTCTAGGAACttatcctaaagaaataataGCATAGGTATAAGGATGTGAATGGGGGGGTGTATAAAACATTCATTTCAGCCtttttcataatagcaaaaaatagacataaaatacATGTCCATCAgtataataaatgtataataaattgtggtatacGTTTATGTATCTATTAAAAAGCAGGAGGTAAAGCTATATTACTGGAAAAATGCTCATGCATAttgttatatttcaaaaagcaatttaaaacgTGTATAGCAATAGCTTGTTTTTAtaggtatacacacacaaatgcttatttagtgtttatttaattcaaaacatttcactttggtgtttgttttatttaaacatatgtctgcataaacataagaaaaagagCCAGGTGTTAAAAGAGTCAGATGTCATGGCCCACCCCTGTCATCCCTGAGGCTcaagagagagaggcaggaggatccaggccagcctgggcaatttagaaaaaaataatcatggtGGGGAGTGGCTCTGCAGTAGAGTCCCCTGGAGcccaatccctagtactacaaaaaagaaaagaaaggaaggaagggggtgggaggagaaagaaCAAGACATGGAATAAATACATCCAACTGATTACCTCTGAGAGGTTTGAATTTTGCTGATACAAAGAGGGACTTTCACCTGTTATATACAATTTTGCAATGAATGACTCATGGTCTTTTCCCtgtctgttttgtgtattttttttttcaaataaaaacattaaatcatACTTGATCTTAGAAAGAGCCCTTGTTTGGATGCCATTCATTTCATTGGAATATCACTTGAGATTTGTTTCTGTGAGCTCAGTTTATTTCTTGACTGTTGGCTAGATCTAATCCTATTcccagatgcaaaaaaaaaaaaaaaaaaagaggaaagcatTGCAGGGATGTGGGAATGACTAGGGTGACAGTGTGCTAATCAGGATGTTTGGGATTCCCGGTGATTTCTCTGGTACTTACTACTCTTGCAGATGGGAAAGGGAGGTGACCAGGTGTGGTTCTCTAAGCACTGGCTCCAACTGCTGCCCTGGAGGACGTAGTGGTCATTGCACTTAAATGTAATTTTGTCACTTATATTCACAGGCTTGAAGAACTGAATTTCACCATTCACCAGCACAGGGTCAGGACAGTGGCCCACTGAAGAAGAAAACTGACAGTGATCTAAATAGCCTGTCCCAGCAAATTCTTGACCTTCTCAGACACCagtgaaaaaaatagcaaatcatATCAATACAGGTTTTGATAAATAGGGCAGAAATGGTCTTGGCTAAGCATAAGAATGACATGAATCAGCAATTGAATTTGCTAAACACAATGAAGCACATAACTAGAAATCACCAATAGTATATTCATTATCCTGTTAAGCATTCCTCAAAATTATTGGGCCTATGTTTTAAGCAAATCTTGCCTTCCCTTTCATCCAGCCAGTACTagctcattttttgtttgtttgttttattcttttcttcccatGGTAtggaaaaacaggagaaaatgcaGAGGGATATGAATTCCTTCATgtaaatgaaggataaaaatattGGTATAGGTATACAGACAGCATAAATTTTTCCCtgttcaaaatatataaggagtgaatataaaatatgatgttttatttcaaaataataaagtaagaatataaatgaaaaaggtGTGGCCATGTATTGGTAACTGATGAAGCTGTGAATGAGTTATCTATGTTAACTTGACCTTTCTGACTCtgtatatattttcctatattatttttaaagcagtttttaaaGCAGTACAAGATTAAATACAttacaatgaaaaacaaagtagTTTTAgtgtatgaaaaaattttcaagggCTGAGGGTAAAGCATTTActtagcatgtgctaggccctggattttatcctcagcaccaagaagacaaaacaaaataaaaatgaagagaaaaccttTTTCCTAGCTGTAGGAATAATTGATTCTATTAATGCAACTAAATTAATACCCAGCAAGAGTTGATCTTGTATCTTCCCAGAGACATTCCACCACTATGCTACTTTAAAAGGGCATACCtagaaattgagatttttttaaaaaataaagttttaatatagCCAACAGGGATGAGAATGTAAAAGAATATAGCCAGATGACAATATGGGCAAAGAGGTAGAGACAGTCAACTCACAGCGACACTCAGTGGTGAAATCATTCCATCCCTCGGAGGCATTGCAAAGAAAGGTTTTCTTTCCTACCAGGTGGTAGCCCTTGATACAAACGTAAGTCCCCAGCGTCTGTCCTTCCACCTCCTTTACAATAAATATGCTGTTGTTCACTGGGGGAAGTTCTAGACAGCTctctgttgaaagaaaaaaacaaattggcATATCACGCACTACGAGGAAGCCCCTCTAGATCCCTGCGTCCGTGACTTTTTGCAGGATTATTGGTCCTGATAGCTTGTACTCTTCCATATCCACATACatgcctgcccctccctttctcaAGATTTCCAAAGTTATATTTCCAAAAGGATATCAGGCATTCCACTCAAATTCAGCCATAGGTTATCTACTACACAAACAATTCCCTTCTCAAATAGAAGTTCTGGAGTTTATACCAAGTATAACCTCTCAGAATACTGACATTGGTACTAGTTTTGCTCCCAGAATAGGAAGGGAAAGTCAAGGGTAACCACCCACTTCAGAAAGCAGAGTCATCCTTAAATACACAGTAAGCCCACAGGAATATGGAGCATTAGGTGAAGTAACTTGATATTTTTCAATatcataaatgtaaattttatttttcaagcaaaTATTATTTTGGAAACAAATATCACAAATGTAAATTTCACCAAAACCCTAGACAGAATGCCTCATAACCCTAAATCTGAGATTAAGTGCCTTGTAATCTGAGTTTAAAGAAAGCATACATACCATCTAAGGCAGAAATCAACCACATGACTGGTACAAGACAGCACACGAGCCGATAAAACATCTGGTGATCAATTACTCGACAAATATGTACGTATATATATCCCCTGCCACAGGAAATAAGAGCAGTAAGAAAGTTGGTATGGGTAGGGGCCTTGCAAAAACACAAAGCTGGTTAAAGAGCTGCCAGTTTTAATAGCCAGTTTCAGAAATGTTCCAGTCCTTTTCAACTGAGGTTTATTCCTCCCCAACAGATGTGGGCCAAATAGTCTTGCCATGACCTTGATGTCTCAATATTTGCCAGTGTTTACAGTCCACCTTCTGCAACTCTCTAGCACTGGGGGTAGAGACTGGGTGCCAATCAATTGTACTTTCCCAGATAGGAGCCAATGTTCTGTGCcacttcctccccttctcccaaaCACCAGATTTTCAAAGGCTGTAAAGCAACACTGAAGACAAAGCTCAAGAAAGCAAACTGACCTTACCTGTCTCTATCCCTCCACGACAGTCCTGATTCCAAATCTGAGAGCTCCTAAGTCCTGCATTGACACCTTTTGCCTCCTTTTTCAGGACTATTTCCACTCTGTGGCTCTTCCTGGGGCAGGATATGGCCTGAGATCAGTTAACCAAATGAATGAAGAGAGGTGAGAGGaatgttttggtttctttctttaggaaAGAAAAGCACATTACATTGCTTTGTGATTCTTTAGCATCTTGTTCACAACTATTGTGATACTTAGTTGGTTCTCTGTGCTCTAATTGTAAAATTGGGATAAAATTCCTATGAAATTCTACCAAATTTTaggttttaataaaataataaatataaagcatCTAAGGACACAGTAACGTCTTGAATGTTATTCTCCATACATTATTATTACTCTGTAATGATCTGTTTATATTCTTCTCTTGAAGGAGTTTAGAATTGCCACTCCCAAATATGCCACTTCAGTATAAAGTTGTTTTAAGCTGAAGATGTTTCAGATTCAACATATGCAAGGGAAATTAACCTTTCTTGGAGTTTCCCCTTATCCCACTAAAAGCAGCAACTTCTGGAAAATGAGGTAGACATAAATTCCTCCTAAATGTAGATCTACTCCCAGAAGAGAGAATGCAAATAAAGTCTATCCCAAATTCTTCTCCAAGGGAGTTTTATGGCCTTGAAGTATACAGACCACTCATACCTACATGGACAAACATTATTACAAAATTTCTTATCTCTTGTTTGTTCTCCTGAAAACCCATTTATCATTACAAAAGGTTATCTGTAATTACTTTTCCTGTAAGTACTTTTCTCTTCCACCACTTTACCTATTAAAATGACATATAAACCCCCAATTCTAACCACTCCTTTGAGCTACTTAGCTCTCCCACACATATTTGAGTTGCGtaaattcttattcttttctttctgctaatCAGTCTTTTTTCAGTTTAATTCTCAGTTCACAGCTACTGAGTTTAAGAGGGTAGAGGTTTTTTCCTTCATCTACACTTCAACACTAAACTGTTAACCATTCTAGAAAAGGGTTTGTGCCTCATTTGTATTGTATACCTTTGTACCCCATATTGCAAAGCAGAATTGTctgctaaatgaataaaatcaatgcagggctgggtgtggtggtgcatgcctataatcttagctgctcaggagctgaggcaaaaggatctcaagtttgaggcctcGGCAAttaagcaagatcctgtctcaaaataaaatgaaataagcaatgttggaataaatgtaaagaatataGTTATCTAGAAACTCTACTGAGCCATCAAATCAAATGCATACTGATTATCATGTActgtattttgcttatttaattcATCTTTTCTCAATTATTATGTAAAAAGCACCTTCTAAAGAatgattttcaaagttaaaaatatgacacttgtataatataaaatgaattcattaattcattaacaTGTCATTGCAGATGATGTATTAATGTCATTAAAGATGCTACAACTGGTTCAGAGAAGAATTTGAGAAATAGAGATTTATATAGTCAAAAGCATTCTATTTCAATAGATGTGAAACTAGTTAATGTCCTATAGAACAATAcaattttgagttgacttttgtacattGATGGAAATTAATTGAAACAAAATGGACAAAACTCACTTGCTTTGTTCTGATCATGAATCATTTGCATTGTTCTCAGATAAGAGTAATTCACATTTTCATCCATGTTACAAACTAACTTCTTAGAGGGttgtaaaagaataataaaaaaatcaaacttgcaTATCCTAAGGAATTGATAATCCCTGGGGggtctgctaaaaaaaaaagtgcccagtAACTCACTGAAATTTTATTCTAGTGATCTCTTTTTTGCCTAAGTCCAAGTTTTGAATAGTTTTTAACATGCCACATATTCTCCTTCTTGAGGAATACATGTTCTTCAGTGTCTTACATaga
The sequence above is drawn from the Urocitellus parryii isolate mUroPar1 chromosome 9, mUroPar1.hap1, whole genome shotgun sequence genome and encodes:
- the C4bpb gene encoding C4b-binding protein beta chain → MFYRLVCCLVPVMWLISALDESCLELPPVNNSIFIVKEVEGQTLGTYVCIKGYHLVGKKTFLCNASEGWNDFTTECRLGHCPDPVLVNGEIQFFKPVNISDKITFKCNDHYVLQGSSWSQCLENHTWSPPFPICKSRDSGSHGDTPHGYCEGGNSDSGSTSSSCGERNLPEGPQKQLVIEGDLESVLTHERIYKPCLQTGFEKALEKNNPCSAIEKFMKRLKESGSTIEELKSSLEMKKAELEAKLLS